A stretch of the Sulfuritortus calidifontis genome encodes the following:
- a CDS encoding TorD/DmsD family molecular chaperone, with protein sequence MTAQLTHHPAAEAAAATILWGTLGRVFLPPLQVDLWRAMQAELPLDLAEWVAELDLNDTLRVDDLIGALQAYPEHEALLVHHSGLFYVPPVRVPLNLGQYLDGALNGPSLDALERWHSAFGLHKRDDFYDLADHLTAVLEFLALVAERGEPGQAAIFANTFLLPALPRLIARIEVEAVDSPYAWLARFTHAALARCYPSDGLPTGRDRPRYRIRPVGDGWRRCTRCDQPIATERELAVLEKALTGAGLPIDHLSLCLDCRDAARGWEHRPLPTMRR encoded by the coding sequence ATGACCGCACAGCTCACACACCATCCGGCCGCCGAGGCGGCTGCCGCAACGATCCTCTGGGGCACCCTCGGACGCGTCTTTCTGCCGCCGCTGCAGGTCGATCTTTGGCGCGCCATGCAGGCCGAGTTGCCACTCGATTTGGCCGAATGGGTGGCTGAACTCGACCTGAACGATACGCTGCGTGTCGACGACCTGATCGGGGCCCTGCAGGCTTATCCGGAGCATGAGGCCCTGCTGGTGCACCACAGCGGCTTGTTCTACGTGCCACCCGTGCGCGTGCCGCTCAACCTGGGACAGTATCTGGACGGCGCTCTCAACGGGCCCTCGCTGGACGCGCTGGAGCGCTGGCATAGCGCTTTCGGCCTGCACAAGCGAGACGATTTTTACGATCTGGCCGATCACCTGACTGCGGTGCTCGAATTCCTGGCCCTGGTGGCCGAGCGGGGTGAACCCGGGCAGGCCGCGATCTTCGCCAACACCTTCCTGCTGCCGGCCCTGCCGCGGCTGATCGCCCGGATCGAGGTCGAGGCCGTCGATTCGCCTTACGCCTGGCTTGCGCGCTTCACCCACGCGGCCCTGGCACGCTGCTACCCGAGCGACGGATTGCCGACCGGGCGCGACCGGCCGCGCTACCGCATCCGCCCTGTGGGCGATGGCTGGCGGCGCTGCACTCGCTGCGACCAGCCCATTGCCACGGAGAGGGAACTGGCCGTCCTGGAAAAGGCGCTCACCGGGGCCGGCCTGCCAATCGATCACTTAAGCCTGTGCCTCGACTGTCGTGATGCGGCCCGTGGCTGGGAGCACCGGCCCCTGCCCACCATGCGCCGCTGA
- a CDS encoding ATP-binding cassette domain-containing protein, with protein sequence MAKLLETAGLTLTLGGRGILNGIELAVEKGELHVLLGANGAGKSSLAYALMGCAGYRPQAGHIVFDGEDITALPLHERARRGLALAWQEPARFDGLTVADYLVLGGKRPSADCLVQVGLAPQAYLSRPLDKALSGGERKRIELAGVLALSPRLAILDEPTAGIDFLSQTEIEGVIRTLRHQGAVLLITHQEALAAGADRASQLCGGRIVCAGAPGAVIENFKARRCRRCDGETCHG encoded by the coding sequence ATGGCAAAACTGCTGGAAACCGCCGGCCTTACCCTCACCCTGGGCGGGCGAGGCATCCTGAACGGCATCGAGCTGGCGGTGGAGAAGGGCGAGCTGCACGTCCTGCTGGGTGCGAACGGCGCCGGCAAGTCCAGCCTGGCCTACGCCCTGATGGGCTGCGCCGGCTACCGGCCCCAGGCCGGGCACATCGTCTTTGACGGCGAGGACATCACCGCGCTGCCCCTGCACGAACGGGCCCGGCGGGGCCTGGCCCTGGCCTGGCAGGAGCCCGCCCGCTTCGATGGGCTCACGGTGGCGGACTACCTCGTCCTGGGCGGCAAGCGCCCCTCCGCCGACTGCCTCGTCCAGGTAGGCCTGGCGCCGCAGGCGTATTTGTCCCGCCCCCTGGACAAGGCCCTCTCCGGCGGCGAGAGGAAGCGCATCGAGTTGGCCGGGGTGCTGGCGCTCTCGCCGCGCCTGGCCATCCTGGACGAGCCCACGGCGGGGATCGACTTCCTCTCCCAAACGGAGATCGAGGGCGTCATCCGGACCCTGCGCCACCAGGGCGCGGTACTGCTCATCACCCACCAGGAGGCGCTTGCCGCCGGCGCCGACCGGGCCAGCCAGCTGTGCGGCGGGCGCATCGTTTGCGCGGGGGCGCCGGGCGCCGTGATCGAAAACTTCAAGGCCCGGCGCTGCCGGCGCTGCGACGGGGAGACCTGCCATGGCTGA
- a CDS encoding 4Fe-4S binding protein — MNTARSPAASVLHRVPGNCALIIGSADLLARRLDMVRAAGLKPALLDTDGGGSLPRGPRALPGRLHDLSGWAGAFTARLATARGPVDLAPLSYHADGHFDWVLDFSDQATCAAELPPPGYYRLAADDYPGLKRALIEIARSLREGFVKPEYLRFDAVRCLHARQGVAGCRRCLSTCPAGAIRAGSEAVHLESMLCQGCLACVPLCPTGALQSSQRQPADVMADLEARLAGGGRQAAAAPEGLWIGAPEALAEAPAGWLVWPAEAPAGLGPAIWLAALALGCRRVAIAPARPASVQRTLQDAIALAQGLLTGLGLPPAVASAADALTLPAIPALPPLPPAKLRAAGSERDLLLAALDHLAAARSAAGALPLVDAPFGEVVVEAERCTLCGACARLCPQAALSLAGVEGLTFTEARCVQCGLCANACPEQAIALRPRLLTDRSAREMPRRLVQATAPHCPGCGAPHAGPAPSTGSRVLAEQARLRPELARLLALCPECRQRAMAADLARAAPT; from the coding sequence ATGAATACAGCGCGCTCTCCAGCTGCGAGCGTGTTGCATCGGGTGCCCGGCAACTGCGCCCTCATCATCGGATCGGCCGATCTCTTGGCCAGGCGGCTCGACATGGTTCGCGCCGCCGGCCTGAAGCCGGCGCTGCTCGACACCGACGGGGGCGGATCGCTGCCGCGCGGGCCAAGGGCGTTGCCCGGCCGGTTGCACGATTTGTCCGGCTGGGCGGGCGCTTTCACCGCACGGCTGGCCACGGCGCGGGGCCCGGTAGACCTGGCCCCGCTCTCCTACCATGCCGACGGCCATTTCGACTGGGTGCTGGATTTCTCGGATCAGGCCACCTGCGCTGCGGAGCTGCCGCCACCCGGCTACTACCGGCTGGCGGCAGACGACTATCCCGGGCTCAAACGCGCCCTGATCGAGATCGCCCGCTCATTGCGCGAAGGCTTCGTCAAACCCGAGTACCTCCGTTTCGATGCCGTCCGCTGCCTCCATGCCCGCCAGGGCGTGGCCGGCTGCCGCCGATGCCTCTCCACGTGTCCGGCCGGGGCGATCCGGGCCGGCAGCGAGGCGGTGCACCTCGAATCCATGCTCTGCCAGGGCTGCCTCGCTTGCGTCCCGCTCTGCCCCACCGGCGCGTTGCAGTCGTCCCAACGCCAGCCCGCCGACGTGATGGCGGACCTGGAGGCGCGCTTGGCCGGCGGGGGGCGACAGGCGGCGGCTGCGCCTGAGGGGCTGTGGATCGGGGCGCCGGAAGCCCTGGCCGAGGCGCCGGCAGGTTGGCTCGTCTGGCCGGCTGAGGCCCCGGCCGGCCTGGGGCCGGCCATCTGGCTCGCTGCCCTGGCCCTGGGCTGTCGGCGCGTGGCAATCGCCCCGGCCCGGCCCGCATCCGTGCAGCGCACTTTGCAGGACGCGATCGCGCTTGCCCAGGGGCTGCTCACCGGGCTCGGCCTGCCGCCAGCCGTGGCGTCCGCCGCCGATGCGCTGACTCTGCCAGCCATTCCCGCCTTGCCGCCCCTGCCGCCGGCAAAATTGCGCGCTGCCGGCAGCGAACGCGACCTGCTCCTGGCCGCCCTGGATCATCTGGCCGCCGCGCGATCGGCGGCTGGCGCGCTGCCGCTGGTGGATGCCCCCTTTGGCGAAGTGGTCGTCGAGGCCGAGCGCTGCACCCTGTGCGGCGCCTGTGCGCGTCTTTGCCCGCAAGCCGCCTTGAGCCTGGCGGGGGTTGAGGGCCTCACCTTCACCGAGGCGCGTTGTGTGCAGTGCGGCCTGTGTGCCAATGCCTGCCCGGAACAGGCCATCGCGTTGCGTCCGCGCCTGCTCACTGACCGCTCGGCGCGCGAGATGCCAAGGCGGCTGGTGCAGGCGACGGCGCCGCATTGCCCAGGCTGCGGCGCGCCTCATGCCGGACCGGCTCCGAGTACGGGCAGCCGCGTTCTGGCGGAACAGGCGCGGTTGCGGCCGGAACTTGCCCGGTTGCTCGCGCTGTGTCCCGAATGCCGGCAGCGGGCCATGGCGGCGGACCTGGCGCGGGCCGCACCGACCTGA
- the nrfD gene encoding NrfD/PsrC family molybdoenzyme membrane anchor subunit — protein sequence MIAIREPRDFAEVFKTLMAMWREEGTVRFARTVLRLGHEPSAAGVMWSIGLIGTLITFAWCMYMEVVEGHAALNMLSDGINWGAQIPTYVFFALTSSGLTMIAALPMVFGFKQFYPIAKRAIWLAIITLIAGFAVLAFELGHPFRMLWAVPTGLQIMSPMFWMGVFYTIDLILLIIKFYLLWQDDWDSPKSHMVGILSFVAVILASGMLGLLFGSVVMRPMWYGSFTSIYFMLTAALSGAAMIVLSTYMAYGFDRDNMPATLKTLAGSDELPKVFATLAGIALVMILTRFWTGMWTNLDGMEGFKKLAASPWFHLEIWVGLALPFIAMMHPATNRKVGWQVASAALVLIAMFINRIEFVISGQLVPLFKGTWVNSLIDYTPSFTEWMSIAMGFFIVLMLYGLGEKLFRLHASPSTGAAGETAKVVTSVPA from the coding sequence ATGATCGCAATCCGAGAACCCCGCGACTTCGCGGAAGTCTTCAAGACCCTGATGGCCATGTGGCGCGAGGAGGGCACGGTCCGCTTCGCCAGGACGGTGCTCCGGCTCGGCCACGAGCCGAGTGCCGCCGGTGTGATGTGGAGCATCGGCCTGATCGGAACCCTGATCACCTTCGCCTGGTGCATGTACATGGAGGTGGTGGAAGGTCATGCCGCCCTCAACATGCTCAGCGACGGCATCAACTGGGGCGCCCAGATCCCGACCTACGTGTTCTTCGCCCTGACCTCGTCGGGTCTGACCATGATCGCCGCGCTGCCCATGGTGTTCGGCTTCAAGCAGTTCTATCCGATCGCCAAGCGCGCCATCTGGCTGGCCATCATCACCCTCATCGCCGGCTTCGCCGTCCTGGCCTTCGAGCTGGGGCACCCGTTCCGCATGCTCTGGGCGGTGCCCACCGGCTTGCAGATCATGAGCCCGATGTTCTGGATGGGCGTGTTCTACACCATCGACCTCATCCTGCTCATCATCAAGTTCTACCTGCTCTGGCAGGATGACTGGGACAGCCCGAAGAGCCACATGGTCGGCATCCTGAGCTTCGTCGCGGTCATCCTCGCCTCCGGCATGCTGGGTCTGTTGTTTGGCTCGGTGGTGATGCGGCCGATGTGGTACGGCTCCTTCACCTCCATCTACTTCATGCTCACCGCCGCCCTGTCCGGCGCCGCCATGATCGTGCTGTCGACCTACATGGCCTACGGCTTCGACCGCGACAATATGCCGGCCACGCTCAAGACCCTGGCTGGCAGCGATGAGTTGCCCAAGGTGTTCGCCACCCTGGCCGGCATCGCCCTGGTGATGATCCTGACCCGCTTCTGGACCGGTATGTGGACCAACCTGGACGGCATGGAAGGCTTCAAGAAACTGGCCGCTTCGCCCTGGTTCCACCTGGAAATCTGGGTCGGCCTGGCGCTACCTTTCATCGCCATGATGCATCCTGCCACCAACCGCAAGGTAGGCTGGCAGGTCGCCTCGGCCGCGCTGGTGTTGATCGCCATGTTCATCAATCGCATCGAGTTCGTCATCAGCGGTCAGCTGGTGCCCCTGTTCAAGGGCACCTGGGTCAACAGCCTGATCGATTACACGCCTTCGTTCACGGAATGGATGAGCATCGCCATGGGCTTCTTCATCGTCCTCATGCTCTACGGTTTGGGCGAGAAATTGTTCAGGCTGCATGCCAGCCCCTCGACCGGGGCCGCCGGCGAGACAGCCAAGGTTGTCACCTCCGTGCCAGCCTGA
- a CDS encoding SufB/SufD family protein, whose product MADLATLYDAFRTLGEDPGVILAPDTAHIVAYGHQLVSQQSVPGVAVEAHADQKGVHARVTVEAGQVIAQPVHLCFGLFERFGVQNVELELTLEAGAIATFWSHCLFMFPDMARHAMDARIELEPGARLTYNEVHYHGLSGGIEVVPKARVKVGEEAHFRADFSLTQGRVGKLDIDYEVEVGRAATAELMSKIYGHLADRIDLSERVHLNGEDARGLVKTRVAVEDEARARILGATYGNAAGARGHVDCLEIVRGHAVASAVPEVKVTHPQAKVTHEAAIGSVDERQIEALMARGLSPEAAVDRIILGMLG is encoded by the coding sequence ATGGCTGACCTTGCCACCCTCTACGACGCCTTCCGCACTCTGGGCGAGGACCCCGGCGTGATCCTGGCGCCGGACACGGCCCACATCGTGGCCTACGGCCATCAGCTCGTGAGCCAGCAGTCGGTTCCCGGGGTGGCGGTCGAGGCCCACGCCGACCAGAAGGGCGTGCATGCCCGGGTGACGGTGGAGGCCGGGCAGGTGATCGCCCAGCCGGTGCACTTGTGTTTTGGCCTGTTCGAGCGTTTCGGGGTGCAGAACGTGGAGCTGGAACTCACCCTGGAGGCGGGCGCCATCGCCACCTTCTGGTCCCACTGCCTGTTCATGTTCCCCGACATGGCCCGCCACGCCATGGACGCCCGCATCGAGCTCGAACCCGGCGCGCGCCTGACCTACAACGAGGTGCATTACCACGGCCTGTCGGGCGGCATCGAGGTGGTGCCCAAGGCCCGCGTGAAGGTGGGGGAGGAGGCCCACTTCCGGGCCGACTTCAGCCTCACCCAGGGCCGCGTGGGCAAGCTCGACATCGACTACGAGGTGGAGGTGGGCCGCGCGGCCACCGCCGAACTCATGAGCAAGATCTACGGCCACCTCGCGGACCGCATCGATCTCAGCGAGCGGGTGCACCTGAACGGGGAAGACGCCCGGGGCCTCGTCAAGACCCGGGTGGCGGTGGAGGACGAGGCGCGCGCCCGCATCCTGGGCGCCACCTATGGCAACGCCGCCGGTGCCCGCGGCCACGTCGACTGCCTGGAGATCGTGCGCGGCCATGCGGTAGCCAGCGCCGTGCCGGAGGTGAAGGTCACCCATCCCCAGGCCAAGGTCACCCACGAGGCGGCCATCGGCAGCGTGGATGAACGCCAGATCGAGGCCCTAATGGCACGGGGGCTCTCGCCCGAGGCGGCGGTGGACAGGATCATCCTGGGCATGTTGGGTTGA